The following is a genomic window from Ghiorsea bivora.
AAACAAACTTGCAGGGGCAAGGGAAGGTGTGCCCCCGCCAAAAAAAACACTTTGAATTTCACACCCCTGAAATTGAGGCTGCTCAGCATAATGTTTTAATTCCGCCACCAAAGCTTGCGTGTAAGTTTGCCAAGGTGGTTCAGCAAAAACATGTGAGTTAAAATCGCAATAGTGGCATTTATGCAAGCAAAATGGGGTATGAACATACAGACGCAAACCGCGTTGCGTTATAATAACACCACCTCATAACGATCTGGTTCAAGCTTTTCATCCTGCTTAAAGCTAATTTCTTTACCCAAGAAACCTTCCAGCTGCGACACCATTTCACTTTCTTCACCCAACATCAAATCAATCAAACTAGGGTGAGCAATGACCATCAATTTCTCACTAGGGTAAGCACGCGCCTCAGCCACGATTTCTCGAAACAGTTGGTAACAAATCGTTTGCATACTCTTCACAAGCCCAGTGCTATGGCAACGGGTACACTCCATTTGCAACATACGCCCTAAAGAGTCTCGGGTTCGTTTTCGCGTAAGCTGTACCAAACCCAAAGAAGTAAAGGGTAATATACAGGTTTTGGTCTTGTCCCGCTTAAGGGCTTCTTCTAAGACTTCCATCACTTTATTTTGATTTTCTTTATCCTGCATATCAATGAAATCAATTACGATGATACCACCAAGATTACGTAACCTCAGTTGATGCACTATTTCATGGACCGCTTCCAAGTTTGTTTTAAACCCTGTTTCTTCAAGGTTACGCGAACCCACAAACGAACCTGAGTTGACATCAATGGCAATCAAAGCCTCAGCTTGATCAATCACAATCGAACCACCTGATTTCAAAGGCACTTCACGTTTCAACGCTTTATTCACTTCTTCTTCAACACCATACACATCAAATATAGGTCTATCACCAGGATAATAATACAAACGTTTGCTCACCTCTGGCATAAAGCGTTTGGCAAATTTTTTCATACTATTGTAGGCTTCTTTGGAATCGATATGAATTTTTTCTACTTCATCATCCACAAAGTCACGCATCACTTTAAGGTATAAATTCAACTCCGTATGCACCATAGAGCCCGGAGCCGATGTTTTTTTACGTTTGGCAATATCTTCCCACAAACGAATAAGAAAATTCAAATCTTGCTGTAATTCTTCTTGGCTATGTCCCTCAGCAACTGTTCGAATAATTAAACCACCCTTTTCAGTCTTAATACTTTCAGCAATAGCTAATAAACGCTCACGCTCCTGATCACCCTCCAAACGCCTAGCAATACCCACATGATCCAATTCAGGCAAAAAAACCAAGTAACGCCCTGCCAAACTTACCAGCCCTGTAATCCTAGGACCTTTCGAAGAAATAGGCTCACGCGATACTTGAACAAGCATCTCTTGCCCTTCTTTTAAAAGCTGACCAATAGGTGCAATATTTTGTTTGTATTGCTCATCATTCACCTCTTCCGAAGCATCTTTATTTTCATCCTCATCGGCTTCACTCTCTAGGCTCACATTATCTTTACGCGCACCAGGCACATCACCAGCATATAAAAAGCCTGATTTATCCAA
Proteins encoded in this region:
- a CDS encoding Rne/Rng family ribonuclease, with protein sequence MSTEILVNVAPFETRIARIENGMAEELYVERTRGKGLRGNVYWGKVQRVIPGIQAAFVDIGLDKSGFLYAGDVPGARKDNVSLESEADEDENKDASEEVNDEQYKQNIAPIGQLLKEGQEMLVQVSREPISSKGPRITGLVSLAGRYLVFLPELDHVGIARRLEGDQERERLLAIAESIKTEKGGLIIRTVAEGHSQEELQQDLNFLIRLWEDIAKRKKTSAPGSMVHTELNLYLKVMRDFVDDEVEKIHIDSKEAYNSMKKFAKRFMPEVSKRLYYYPGDRPIFDVYGVEEEVNKALKREVPLKSGGSIVIDQAEALIAIDVNSGSFVGSRNLEETGFKTNLEAVHEIVHQLRLRNLGGIIVIDFIDMQDKENQNKVMEVLEEALKRDKTKTCILPFTSLGLVQLTRKRTRDSLGRMLQMECTRCHSTGLVKSMQTICYQLFREIVAEARAYPSEKLMVIAHPSLIDLMLGEESEMVSQLEGFLGKEISFKQDEKLEPDRYEVVLL